CTCGGCGGACTGCAGGCGCTCGCGCGTCGGCTCGTTGCCCTTGGTGACCAGGAACGGCATGACGTCCCGGTACGCCTGGAAGAACGGCTCCATGTCGACCACGAGGTCCTTGAGGACCGTGAGGCCCTTGATGGCCTCGACCGTGATCGGCTTCTCCGGGTTGATGTCCTTGATCAGCGTCTTGCAGGCGAGCCTGTTCTTGCCGTTGATCCGCATCGCGTCGGAGCCGCAGATGCCGTGCGCGCAGGAGCGACGGAACGTCAGGGTGCCGTCGACGTCCCACTTGATCTTGTGAAGGGCGTCGAGGACACGCTCCTTCGGGTCGATCTCGATCTGGAAGTCCTCCCAGACCGCGGCGTCCGACACCTCGGGGTTGAAGCGGCGGATCCGCATCGTGACCGTGATGTACGGGGAGGCGGCGGACTCCGCCTCGACCTTGTCCAGTACGGGGGTAGCCATCAGTACTTACGCTCCATCGGCTGGTAGCGGGTCTGGACGACCGGCTTGTAGTCGAGACGGACGGTCTCGGAGCCGTCCTCGCCGACCTCGCGGTACGCCATGGTGTGGCGCATGAAGTTGACGTCGTCGCGGTTCGGGTAGTCCTCGCGGTAGTGACCGCCGCGGGACTCCTTGCGCGCCAGGGCCGAGACGGCCATGACCTCGGCCAGTTCGAGCAGGTTGCCCAGCTCGATGGCCTCCAGGAGGTCGGTGTTGAAGCGCTTGCCCTTGTCCTGGATGGACACGTTCTCGTAGCGCTCGCGCAGTTCGGCGATCTTCTCGACGGCCGTCTTGATGGTCTGCTCCGTGCGGAACACCATCACGTTGGCGTCCATCGTCTCCTGGAGCTCGCGGCGCAGGTCGGCGACCCGCTCGTTGCCCGTGGAGTTGCGCAGCTTCTCGATCTGCGCGACGACGAAGGCCTCGGGGGCCTCGGGCAGCTCGACGAAGTCGTGCTTGGCGGAGTACTCGGCGGCGGCGATGCCGGAGCGCTTGCCGAAGACGTTGATGTCGAGCAGCGAGTTGGTGCCGAGACGGTTGGCGCCGTGCACGGAGACACAGGCGACCTCGCCGGCCGCGTACAGGCCCGGGACGACGGTGGTGTTGTCCGAGAGGACCTCACCCTCGACGTTCGTCGGGATGCCGCCCATGGCGTAGTGCGCGGTGGGCTGGATCGGGATCGGGTCCGTGTACGGCTCGATGCCGAGGTACGTACGGGCGAACTCGGTGATGTCCGGGAGCTTGGCGTCGAGCTGCTCCGGCGGGAGGTGCGTCAGGTCCAGGTAGACGTGGTCGCCCTCGGGACCGCAGCCGCGGCCCTCGCGGATCTCCGTGTAGATGGAGCGGGAGACGACGTCACGGGACGCGAGGTCCTTCATGACCGGCGCGTACTTCTCCATGAAGCGCTCGCCGTCCTTGTTGCGGAGGATGCCGCCCTCACCGCGGGCGCCCTCCGTCAGCAGGATGCCCATGCGCCAGATGCCCGTCGGGTGGAACTGGAAGAACTCCATGTCCTCCAGGGGCAGACCGCGGCGGTAGCAGGCGGCCTGGCCGTCACCGGTCAGGGTGTGGGCGTTGGAGGTCACCTTGAAGAACTTGCCGGTGCCGCCGGAGGCGTAGATGACGGCCTTGGCCTGGAAGATGTGGATCTCGCCGGTGGCCAGCTCGTAGGCGACGACGCCCGCGGAGTGCTTCACACCGTCGACCTCGGTGATCAGCTGGTCCAGGACGTAGAACTCGTTGAAGAACTCCACGCCCTCCTTGACGCAGTTCTGGTACAGCGTCTGGAGGATCATGTGGCCGGTGCGGTCCGCGGCGTAGCAGGACCGGCGGACCGGGGCCTCGCCGTGGTTGCGGGAGTGACCGCCGAAGCGGCGCTGGTCGATCGTCCCGTTGGGCGTCCGGTTGAACGGCAGGCCCATCTTCTCCAGGTCGAGGACGGCGTCGATGGCCTCCTTCGCCAGGATCTCGGCGGCGTCCTGGTCGACCAGGTAGTCACCGCCCTTGACCGTGTCGAAGGTGTGCCACTCCCAGTTGTCCTCCTCCACGTTCGCCAGCGCGGCGGCCATGCCGCCCTGCGCGGCGCCCGTGTGGGAGCGGGTGGGGTAGAGCTTCGTCAGCACGGCGGTGCGGCTGCGCTTCGTCGCCTCGATGGCGGCGCGCATGCCGGCGCCGCCGGCGCCGACGATGACGGTGTCGTACTTGTGGATCTTCATGACGTGGATTACCTCAGCCCCGTGCCTAGCGGATGTTCGGGTCGAAGGTGAAGATCACCAGCGTGCCCAGAAGGATGGTGAACACCGTGGCGGTGTACAGCAGGCCCTTGAGCCACAGGCGCGTGTTGGCCCGCTCCGCGTAGTCGTTGATGACCGTACGGAGACCGTTGGCGCCGTGCAGCATGGCGAGCCAGAGCATCAGCAGGTCCCAGACCTGCCAGAACGGGGACGCCCAGCGGCCGGCCACGAAGGCGAAGCCGACCTTGGTGACGCCGCCGTCCAGCACGAGCTGGATCAGCAGGTGGCCGATGACCAGGACGACGAGGACCACGCCGGAGAGGCGCATGAAGAGCCATGCGGCCATCTCGAAGTTGCCGCGGGTCGCGCGCGGGGTCTTGCCCGTGCGCTTGCGGGGGGCCTCGATGTACGGCGCGGGATTGTCCACGTCGTAGTGCGCGCCGCCCTCGACGGGGCCGATCGCGGTGGAGGTGTCAGCAGACATGAGTGGCGTCAGCTCCCGAACAGTTCACGTGCGGCGTGGTTGAGGACGGGGTAGACGGCACCCGCCATCAGCACGACCCAGACGCCCACGACGGTCCAGAGCATCTGCTTCTGGTAGCGCGGGCCCTTGGACCAGAAGTCCACGGCGATGACCCGCAGGCCGTTCAGCGCGTGGAAGAGGATGGCGGCGACCAGGCCGTACTCCAGAAGAGCGACGATCGGCGTCTTGTAGGTCGCGACGACCTCGTCGTACGCCTCGGGGGAGACGCGGACGAGAGCGGTGTCCAGCACGTGTACGAACAGGAAGAAGAAGATGAGGACGCCGGTGACTCGATGAGCCACCCAGCTCCACATTCCTTCCCGGCCGCGGTACAGCGTTCCAGCCGGCACGGAAAAACCCTCCGGGAGCGGGGATCAGGGTCGGCCGGCTTCTCTGTCGGTCTGACCCGGCCGGGTACGGTCCACCGGCCCCGGTCATCGTAGCGACGACTCGCCGGTTCGCTCGCGCGGGGTCCATCGGTGTGATCAAACAGGCACGGACGGGCTATCGCACAGGGAGGAATCGCCGCATTACGGACGAATTCACGGCGTGGTGACGCCGAACGTGAGGCGGGCACGGGCGAGCCGGCGCAGTTCGTCGGCGGCCACCACCCGTTCCTCCTCCGGTTCGTTGCCGAGACGTGACCGGATACCGGCCAGTACGCGGTCGAGACGCTCGTCGGGCCGCACTCCGTCCAGGCTGATCACGAAGGCGTGCCCGAAGCGGCTCTCGTACGCGGCGTGGGCGGCGCCCAGCGCCATGAGGGCCGCCGGCGGGGCGTCGGGATGCGGGACGGCGGCGGACTCGGCGGCGAGCGCCTCGTCGAGCTCGGCCCGCGACAGGTCGTAGGAGGCCTCGTCCGCGGCGGCGAGCAGCGCGTCGAGCGTCGGGTACGGGCGGTGCGCGCTCACCCGTTCGGCCCAGCGCCGGCTCGCGCAGCAGTCGAACAGGAGCGCCTCGGCGGCCCCGGCCGGTGCGGCGTTGAAGCGGACGAGCCCGGAGAGGTGCCGGGCCGCGCCCTGCTGGGCAGGTATGGCAGGCGTGTCCGTGGAGCCCGGCTTCCGGCAGGGGGCGTGGGTGTCGCTGGTCAGCGTGGGCTCCGGTACTCCGGGACGGGTGGGGTGGGCGTGACGCAACGTTATCGACGGGATGAGGGAAGTGTCCGACGGATGCGCGAATTTCACCCGGAAGGGAGAGTTTCGGAACACATGATGGACGATCGTCTTCCGGCTCCGTCGACTGGTCGGACCGTCGTCCGTACGGGAGGATCCGAATGATGCGGTACTCCCTTTGGGGGCCTCGCCGGGGCCCCGCCCTTCTGGCGACCGCGGTGGCGCTGGCCACCGTGGCGGCCTGCTCGAACGGCTCTCCGTCCACCCCGTCCGCCACGGGCTCGTCCGCGAGCGCCACGCCCACGAGCACCCCGCCGCCGAGCCCGAAACCGACGCCGACGCCCACGCCGACGAAGAACTACCCCCTCTCCACCGCGCCGCGCACGATCCCCTCCGTCGGCGCCCACGAGGCCGCCCGCGGCCCCGGCTGGAAGCCCGCGCCCACGGGCGGGGTCGTCCTCGCCGCGAACAGCGAGGCCCTCGCCGACGAAGGCCGGCTGATCGCCGGGGAGCTCGGCATCCCGTACCGGGGTGCCGCCGCGGCCGGACCCGGGGACGTCGAGCTGGCCCTGGGCGGGACGGGCGCCCCCGAGTCGTACGCCCTGACGGTTCGCGACGGCCGCGTCCGGATCGCGGGCCCCGACGAGGCCGGCGTCTTCTACGGCACCCGCACGCTCAAGCAGTCGGTCAGGGCCACCGGCGCGATGCCCGAGGGCACGGTCACCGACCGGCCGGCGAAACCGCAGCGCGGCCTGATGGTCGACATCGCCCGCAAGTACTTCACCGCGGCCTGGATCGAGGACCGCATCCGCGAGATGAGCGACCTGAAGCTCAACCAGCTCGGGCTGCACTTCTCCGACGACCAGGGCTTCCGGATCGAGTCCGACAGCCACCCCGAGGTGGTGTCGGCGGAGCACCTCACCAAGGCCGAGGTCCGCCGGATCCTCGCCCTCGCGGCGAGCCGCCACGTCACGGTCATCCCCGAGATCGACTCGCCGGGA
The DNA window shown above is from Streptomyces vietnamensis and carries:
- a CDS encoding 2-oxo-4-hydroxy-4-carboxy-5-ureidoimidazoline decarboxylase, which gives rise to MRHAHPTRPGVPEPTLTSDTHAPCRKPGSTDTPAIPAQQGAARHLSGLVRFNAAPAGAAEALLFDCCASRRWAERVSAHRPYPTLDALLAAADEASYDLSRAELDEALAAESAAVPHPDAPPAALMALGAAHAAYESRFGHAFVISLDGVRPDERLDRVLAGIRSRLGNEPEEERVVAADELRRLARARLTFGVTTP
- a CDS encoding succinate dehydrogenase hydrophobic membrane anchor subunit is translated as MSADTSTAIGPVEGGAHYDVDNPAPYIEAPRKRTGKTPRATRGNFEMAAWLFMRLSGVVLVVLVIGHLLIQLVLDGGVTKVGFAFVAGRWASPFWQVWDLLMLWLAMLHGANGLRTVINDYAERANTRLWLKGLLYTATVFTILLGTLVIFTFDPNIR
- the sdhC gene encoding succinate dehydrogenase, cytochrome b556 subunit — protein: MPAGTLYRGREGMWSWVAHRVTGVLIFFFLFVHVLDTALVRVSPEAYDEVVATYKTPIVALLEYGLVAAILFHALNGLRVIAVDFWSKGPRYQKQMLWTVVGVWVVLMAGAVYPVLNHAARELFGS
- a CDS encoding succinate dehydrogenase iron-sulfur subunit translates to MATPVLDKVEAESAASPYITVTMRIRRFNPEVSDAAVWEDFQIEIDPKERVLDALHKIKWDVDGTLTFRRSCAHGICGSDAMRINGKNRLACKTLIKDINPEKPITVEAIKGLTVLKDLVVDMEPFFQAYRDVMPFLVTKGNEPTRERLQSAEDRERFDDTTKCILCAACTSSCPVFWNDGQYFGPAAIVNAHRFIFDSRDEAGEQRLEILNDKDGVWRCRTTFNCTDACPRGIEVTKAIQEVKRALITRRF
- a CDS encoding beta-N-acetylhexosaminidase; the encoded protein is MMRYSLWGPRRGPALLATAVALATVAACSNGSPSTPSATGSSASATPTSTPPPSPKPTPTPTPTKNYPLSTAPRTIPSVGAHEAARGPGWKPAPTGGVVLAANSEALADEGRLIAGELGIPYRGAAAAGPGDVELALGGTGAPESYALTVRDGRVRIAGPDEAGVFYGTRTLKQSVRATGAMPEGTVTDRPAKPQRGLMVDIARKYFTAAWIEDRIREMSDLKLNQLGLHFSDDQGFRIESDSHPEVVSAEHLTKAEVRRILALAASRHVTVIPEIDSPGHLGAVIAAHPNLQLVSASGRTPRGTVDISNPDSAKIVDELLREYTQLFPGAYWHLGGDEYVALMSKNPEASYPKLARAAVAKYGPSGRVQDLATGWLNDRAAVVRPTGKTLKAWNDGFFTGGVVSPDKDIEVEYWTGREIGARLPASYLSAGRKLINLNDDYLYYILGEPNRFPYPTGRRIYEQWTPRVLRGSTPVPARYDPQILGGRLAVWCDLSRAQTQAQVAAGIHLPLAALAQKVWDPSTPTLTWGQFRALAAKVT
- the sdhA gene encoding succinate dehydrogenase flavoprotein subunit, coding for MKIHKYDTVIVGAGGAGMRAAIEATKRSRTAVLTKLYPTRSHTGAAQGGMAAALANVEEDNWEWHTFDTVKGGDYLVDQDAAEILAKEAIDAVLDLEKMGLPFNRTPNGTIDQRRFGGHSRNHGEAPVRRSCYAADRTGHMILQTLYQNCVKEGVEFFNEFYVLDQLITEVDGVKHSAGVVAYELATGEIHIFQAKAVIYASGGTGKFFKVTSNAHTLTGDGQAACYRRGLPLEDMEFFQFHPTGIWRMGILLTEGARGEGGILRNKDGERFMEKYAPVMKDLASRDVVSRSIYTEIREGRGCGPEGDHVYLDLTHLPPEQLDAKLPDITEFARTYLGIEPYTDPIPIQPTAHYAMGGIPTNVEGEVLSDNTTVVPGLYAAGEVACVSVHGANRLGTNSLLDINVFGKRSGIAAAEYSAKHDFVELPEAPEAFVVAQIEKLRNSTGNERVADLRRELQETMDANVMVFRTEQTIKTAVEKIAELRERYENVSIQDKGKRFNTDLLEAIELGNLLELAEVMAVSALARKESRGGHYREDYPNRDDVNFMRHTMAYREVGEDGSETVRLDYKPVVQTRYQPMERKY